GGGCGTCGCCGGGGCCGACGACAACCCCTTCGGACCGCCTCGCGAGGAGCCGTTTCCCATGCCGGCGTTTCCCCCGTCCTACAGCGACTCGCTGTTCACGTCGGCCTGCGAGGATCTCGAGATCGCGACTCACTCGGTGCCAAACGCCCGCAACTCCGCGCCCTACGACGGCCGGGGCGCCTGCGCGGGTTACGGGACCTGTCAGCCGGTCTGTCCCTCGCGCGCGAAGTACGACGCTACGGTTCACGTCGAGCGTGCCGAAAAGAAGGGTGCGACGGTGATCGACCGCGCGCCCGTCCGCCGGCTCGAACACGACGCCGACCGGATCACGGCCGCACGCTATACGATCCCCGGGGGCGAGACGCACAGACAGGAGGCAGACGCCTTCGTGGTGGCCTGTGGCGGCGTCGAGACGCCCCGGCTGCTGTTGCTCTCGGCTTCACAACAGTATCCCGACGGCCTCGCAAACACCAGCGGTCTCGTCGGCCGGTATTTCACCGAGCACCTCTTTGCGGGTATGGGCGGTACACTGGACGAGCAGACCCGACAGAACCACGTCGGGTTCCTGACGAGCGAGAGCCACCAGTTCTACGACGAGGCCGACGACGAACTCGCCCCGTTCAAACTCGAATTCCTCAACTACGCCGGCCCATCGCCGGTCGAGGAGGCCCTTGCGGGCGACGACTGGGGCGACCCGCTGCTCGAACGGCTGCGCGGGAGCTACGGCACCCACCTCGGCGTTGGCGCGCTGGTCGAACAGCTCCCCAGCGAGGACAGCTACGTCGGACTCGATCCCGATGTGACCGACGACCGCGGCGACCCGGTCCCCGAGATCCACTGGTCGATCGACGAGCGTGCGCTCCGGACGCTCGAACGGGCCAACGACCTCCAGCGTGCGATCCTCGAGGAACTGGACGCGGAGATCACCTGGCGGGTCGGCCCCGAGAACACCGGACCGGCCTTTCACCACATGGGCACGACACGGATGGGGGCCGATCCCGCCGACAGCGTCGTCGACCCGGACCTGCGGACCCACGACCTCTCGAACTGCTGGATCGTCTCCAGTAGCGTCTTCCCCACCGGCGGCGCGCTCAACCCCACACTCACCATCGCGGCGCTTGCGCTGCGGGCCGCCGATCGGATCGACGTGGCGCTGTGAACCGCACTTTAGGCGAACCTAAAAGAATAAGTCCCCCCGGACGAAAGGGCGCTCAATGAGTCAGGTTTCTCGGGGCGGGAACGTGCCGCTCGACCGACCGGGGGCGGAGGCGGCGTCGGCCGAGGAGGGATACACGTTCGAGGACGTCAGCGTCGTGATGGGCACCTACAACGAGGCCGCGGCGATCGGGTCGGTGCTCGCCGATATCGAGCGGGTCACCGACGGGAACGCCGAGGTCGTCTGTGTCGACGGCTCCTCGGATCGCACCCCCGAGATCGCCCGGGAACACGGCGCGCGGGTGATCGAACAGGAGCCCCAAGGCTACGGCGTCGCGGTCCGGGCGGCGATCCTGGCGCCCGACCGACCCGTGGTGGTGACGACCGACTGTGACGACACTTACCCGATGGAGCGACTGCCCGCGTTCCTCGAATCGATCAACGCGGGCTACGACGTCGTCAGCGGCGACCGACTCTACCACGGGGCCGAGGCGATGCCGACGGTCAATCGGCTGGGCAACGCGACCTTCGCGCTGCTGGCGAGCGCCCTGATGGGCCGGCGTGTCCACGACACTACAACAGGGATGCGCGCGTACCGACGCGAGGTCGTCGAGTCCATCGAGTGGACCGAGAATACCGGTCTCTCAGCGGAGCTATTGATCCGGTCACTGATGCGTGGCTACGCAGTCCGGGAGCTGCCCATCGAATACCGCGAGCGCGCGGGCGAGACGAAACTCGACCCGCTCTCGGGCGGCGCGGCCATCGCGAAATCGATCCTGCGGGTCGGCCTCGGGGAACACCTGCGTTAGGCTGGTTCGATCCGTGTCTCGAAGGCGACGCCCTCGCGGTGGGCGTCGGGGGTGTCGGGGAGGTACGTGCCCTCCGATCCACACCGAGTCACGAGCGGACAGACGGTGCGCTCGGGTGGCGCGATCGCCTCGACGCGCTCGCCGTCTCCCCGGACGGCCGTCTCCTGTCGGTACGTCAGCGTCGAGCCGTCGGGCTGAACCAGCGTGATCGACAGCACTACCTCCTCGGTAGCCCCGAGGCCCACGGGCGAGTCGACTGCCCCCAATCGGGCCGCACCCGGTTCGAGCGTCCAGTCCACGACGACCTGCTCGCCGGGGTCTTCGATGCCGTACTCGGCGACCTCGCCGTCGGCCTCCAGGCGGACCGTCGCGCGGTCGACGTTCGCGGGCACGCCGACCGTCGTCTCGCCGGCGAGCGCCTCACCCGAGCGCACCGAGAGCGCCTCGAGTTTTGGGGTGACGCGGTCGTCGGGGTCGGGCGTCCACTCGCCGCGGTAGGCGTATCGGTAGTTGTCACGGTCGGGGTACGCATCGAGCACGGCGAAGTCCTCGGCGGGCTCGCGATCGAGCGCGTAGACGACCTCGCCGTCGAGGCCGGGATCGTTGCGGAGATACTGGAACGGGTGGTTCTGCCACTCGCCGTAGGGAGTCGGCAGGAAGACCAGCGCCCCGTCGAAATCGGTCGCCTCGATCGGTTCGTAGGCGGTCTCGTACTTCTCGGTGTGGGCGGCGTTTCGCTCGATCGGTTCGGCCACCGGTGGGGCGGCCGCGATTCCGGCGAGCGCGAGACCCACGAGAAGCGCGAGCGCGAGCACCGCGCGGGCCACCGACGGGCCACTGAGAGCCCGGACCCGCGTCGCGAACCGTCGCCAGCCGGTGACGATCGCCAGCGCGGCGAAGATCGACAGTGGGGCCAGCAGGTCGAAGTGATAGAGCGGGCCGAACTCCGCGATCAGGCCGTCGGTTGGGTCTTCGAACGTCGCGAGCACGTTGTAGTTGCCCCAGAAAAGGAGGTTCCCGACCGGGATCGAGACGAACAGCCCAACGAGGAGGAGACCGGGGGTTCGGTCCGTGGACACGGACGCCGAGCCGTACCACCGGCGGATCGAGAGCGCCAGCCCACAGACCG
The DNA window shown above is from Halalkalicoccus jeotgali B3 and carries:
- a CDS encoding GMC family oxidoreductase produces the protein MTARTPIGNAAVCVIGAGPAGALIADRLADAGREVVVLEAGPRFDPADRLERMERSIRPAHGPPDVWETGGNRDAYSDSGERPYPLNHARVKGVGGTTLHWQGMVMRLHEDDFRSESARGVGVDWPISYEELRPHYAGAESELGVAGADDNPFGPPREEPFPMPAFPPSYSDSLFTSACEDLEIATHSVPNARNSAPYDGRGACAGYGTCQPVCPSRAKYDATVHVERAEKKGATVIDRAPVRRLEHDADRITAARYTIPGGETHRQEADAFVVACGGVETPRLLLLSASQQYPDGLANTSGLVGRYFTEHLFAGMGGTLDEQTRQNHVGFLTSESHQFYDEADDELAPFKLEFLNYAGPSPVEEALAGDDWGDPLLERLRGSYGTHLGVGALVEQLPSEDSYVGLDPDVTDDRGDPVPEIHWSIDERALRTLERANDLQRAILEELDAEITWRVGPENTGPAFHHMGTTRMGADPADSVVDPDLRTHDLSNCWIVSSSVFPTGGALNPTLTIAALALRAADRIDVAL
- a CDS encoding dolichyl-phosphate hexose transferase gives rise to the protein MGTYNEAAAIGSVLADIERVTDGNAEVVCVDGSSDRTPEIAREHGARVIEQEPQGYGVAVRAAILAPDRPVVVTTDCDDTYPMERLPAFLESINAGYDVVSGDRLYHGAEAMPTVNRLGNATFALLASALMGRRVHDTTTGMRAYRREVVESIEWTENTGLSAELLIRSLMRGYAVRELPIEYRERAGETKLDPLSGGAAIAKSILRVGLGEHLR
- a CDS encoding ArnT family glycosyltransferase, with protein sequence MRSLPTDPPERRRIAALLVALVAGVAVFAIATRVFPYHSINHDEGVYLQQAAMLLEEQLRLFPGELSGAFRPWFFVEDGGTLYPKYSPVPAAMYAASMALFGEPRVTLAAVAAGNALCVYALGAMAFDRSVGVAAAAIFAAAPMALVTTSVFLPYAPTTLLNLLFAVCYLSGVRTGSRTSAALAGVAIGLAFFARPYTAVLFAAPFIAHALWSVVTTVRKHKGGPVPDPLVRNALTAGGGLAFVGLTLAYNASLTGSALVFPYAAFAPMDGPGFGRRRLLEHAVEYTPALAAEANGYVLWYLLTRWFTAGALGTACAVCGLALSIRRWYGSASVSTDRTPGLLLVGLFVSIPVGNLLFWGNYNVLATFEDPTDGLIAEFGPLYHFDLLAPLSIFAALAIVTGWRRFATRVRALSGPSVARAVLALALLVGLALAGIAAAPPVAEPIERNAAHTEKYETAYEPIEATDFDGALVFLPTPYGEWQNHPFQYLRNDPGLDGEVVYALDREPAEDFAVLDAYPDRDNYRYAYRGEWTPDPDDRVTPKLEALSVRSGEALAGETTVGVPANVDRATVRLEADGEVAEYGIEDPGEQVVVDWTLEPGAARLGAVDSPVGLGATEEVVLSITLVQPDGSTLTYRQETAVRGDGERVEAIAPPERTVCPLVTRCGSEGTYLPDTPDAHREGVAFETRIEPA